In Bryobacteraceae bacterium, the following proteins share a genomic window:
- a CDS encoding glycerol-3-phosphate dehydrogenase/oxidase, translating into MTATTAGIEIGTRERHIAEMAGSALDVLIVGGGINGAGIARDLAMRAGGKWRIGLVERRGFSGGTSGRNSQLIHGGLRYLKYFEFSLVKEALHERATLVKIAPHLVEPLPLLLPFYRAIDRYFYGMGLWLYDQLAGRLNIGRRRYLAPAEVAAVEPGLAREGLHSAAIYHDCAVGSARLVLENLQDAVRRGAFIANYVQAEPWRREGGEYAVDIEDSFNRERRTLRARRIVDARGPWETGGNVRLVRGSHLIVPRLNASDNAIAYFGPDGRIIFVIPWGREKKLSLVGTTDIDHGGSADDVRISAGEVAYLRGVVRRLFPGKPDQPVAAYSSLRPLIVSGNSSATAASRSHKIWMEDGVLKIAGGKYTTYRSMAAEAVDLLAPEWRGRCRTGEERLPDPAAAIAAAGGPVAYAVRHEMARRLPDVMYVSTYWGHEKTWTAAALEPVAREMGAMLGWDAARVADEVALTLDLARMPGA; encoded by the coding sequence GTGACCGCCACCACCGCCGGCATCGAAATCGGCACGCGCGAGCGGCATATCGCCGAAATGGCCGGCTCCGCGCTCGACGTGTTGATCGTCGGTGGCGGCATCAACGGGGCGGGGATCGCGCGGGACCTCGCCATGCGCGCCGGCGGGAAGTGGCGGATCGGGCTGGTGGAGCGGCGCGGCTTTTCCGGCGGCACCAGCGGGCGGAACTCGCAGTTGATTCATGGCGGATTGCGCTACCTGAAGTACTTCGAGTTTTCGCTCGTGAAGGAGGCGCTCCACGAACGGGCGACGCTCGTCAAGATCGCCCCGCACCTGGTGGAGCCGCTGCCGCTACTGCTGCCCTTCTACCGCGCCATTGATCGCTACTTCTACGGGATGGGCCTCTGGCTCTACGATCAATTGGCGGGGCGGTTGAATATCGGGCGGCGGCGCTATCTGGCGCCCGCCGAAGTGGCCGCTGTGGAGCCCGGCCTTGCGCGCGAGGGCTTGCACTCGGCGGCGATTTACCATGACTGCGCGGTTGGTTCGGCGCGGCTGGTGCTCGAGAATCTACAGGACGCCGTTCGCCGCGGAGCGTTCATCGCCAACTACGTGCAAGCGGAACCTTGGCGGCGGGAAGGCGGCGAGTACGCCGTCGATATCGAAGACTCGTTCAACCGGGAACGGCGGACCTTGCGCGCGCGGCGGATCGTGGATGCCCGCGGACCGTGGGAAACTGGCGGCAACGTCCGCCTGGTGCGCGGGTCCCACCTGATCGTGCCGCGATTGAACGCGAGCGACAACGCGATCGCCTATTTCGGTCCGGATGGGCGAATTATCTTCGTGATCCCGTGGGGGCGGGAGAAAAAGCTGTCGCTCGTCGGCACCACCGATATCGACCACGGCGGCTCCGCGGACGACGTGCGCATTTCCGCCGGGGAGGTCGCCTATCTGCGCGGCGTGGTGCGGCGGCTGTTTCCTGGCAAGCCGGATCAACCCGTGGCCGCCTACAGCTCGCTGCGGCCGCTGATCGTAAGCGGGAACTCTTCGGCGACGGCGGCGTCCCGCTCCCACAAGATCTGGATGGAGGACGGCGTCCTCAAGATCGCAGGGGGAAAGTACACCACGTACCGCTCGATGGCCGCGGAAGCCGTCGACCTGCTAGCGCCGGAATGGCGCGGACGCTGCCGCACGGGAGAGGAACGGCTACCCGATCCCGCCGCCGCCATTGCGGCCGCGGGTGGACCGGTCGCTTACGCGGTTCGCCACGAAATGGCGCGCCGTCTTCCGGATGTGATGTACGTGTCGACTTACTGGGGTCACGAAAAGACCTGGACGGCGGCGGCGCTTGAACCGGTTGCGCGCGAGATGGGGGCGATGCTGGGGTGGGACGCGGCGCGGGTGGCGGACGAAGTCGCGCTGACCCTGGACCTCGCGCGGATGCCGGGGGCGTAG
- a CDS encoding lysophospholipid acyltransferase family protein codes for MGATLLSLAVKAPLILISTIFMGTVSVAVSFFDPSGRWQHAISRAWARMLVRIAGVTVRIRGMEHVDPARNYVFVGNHLSLYDTPVVLGNIPQQFVFLVNSKYVALPFLGTHLRRSGHFSVDAADARASLKILTEAARRIQERGLSVLLFPEGARARGDMQEFKEGAAYIAIKSQVPVIPFALRGTREVLPVGSVKLRGLPVDFVIGEPIVTAGMTLKDREELTALMRERIVGLLESVEHEPVAVGR; via the coding sequence ATGGGCGCCACGTTGTTGTCACTGGCCGTTAAGGCTCCACTGATCCTGATCTCCACGATTTTCATGGGGACGGTGTCGGTGGCCGTTTCGTTCTTCGACCCTTCGGGCCGCTGGCAGCATGCGATCTCCCGGGCCTGGGCGCGCATGCTCGTCCGGATCGCAGGCGTCACCGTGCGCATCCGCGGCATGGAGCACGTGGACCCGGCGCGCAACTACGTCTTCGTCGGCAACCATCTTTCGCTTTACGACACTCCCGTGGTGCTCGGCAACATCCCTCAGCAGTTCGTATTCCTGGTGAACTCCAAATACGTGGCGCTCCCGTTCCTCGGCACGCACCTGCGGCGGAGTGGACATTTTTCGGTGGACGCAGCCGATGCCCGCGCCAGCCTGAAAATCCTGACCGAGGCCGCCCGGCGCATCCAGGAACGCGGGCTTTCCGTGCTGCTGTTTCCGGAGGGCGCGCGGGCCCGAGGCGACATGCAGGAGTTCAAGGAAGGCGCCGCCTACATCGCCATCAAGTCCCAGGTGCCGGTGATTCCGTTCGCCTTGCGCGGCACGCGGGAGGTGCTGCCGGTGGGGAGCGTCAAGCTCCGCGGACTCCCGGTGGACTTCGTCATCGGCGAGCCGATCGTCACCGCCGGGATGACGCTCAAAGACCGCGAGGAATTAACCGCGCTGATGCGTGAGCGCATCGTCGGGCTGCTCGAATCGGTGGAGCACGAACCCGTCGCCGTGGGGCGCTGA
- a CDS encoding cyclase family protein, with protein sequence MSEPPRFAEVSHPIEPGMRTYPGLPPPEAIVMLDYDTSRERYQSEAEFYIASLHLCGNTGTYVDAPIHRYRDGIDLADLPLYRLAHLPAVVFRAPGGRDRAIGPELFDGTDVEGKAVLVHTGWSRYWSTERYFEPNPYLTGEACELLVSRGAYFVGIDSLNIDNIEESARPAHTILLGAGIPVCEHMTNLVSLPDEGSRLHAVPIAWRGGASFPVRAYAILPSAAGN encoded by the coding sequence ATGAGTGAGCCCCCCCGCTTCGCGGAGGTGAGTCATCCGATCGAACCGGGCATGCGGACCTATCCCGGGCTTCCGCCACCCGAGGCCATCGTGATGCTCGATTATGACACCTCGCGGGAGCGCTATCAAAGCGAGGCTGAGTTCTATATCGCCTCGCTTCACCTGTGCGGCAACACCGGCACCTACGTGGATGCGCCGATCCACCGCTACCGCGACGGGATCGACCTCGCCGACCTGCCGCTGTACCGGCTCGCGCACCTGCCGGCGGTGGTCTTCAGGGCGCCGGGCGGCCGCGATCGCGCCATCGGACCCGAGCTGTTCGACGGCACCGACGTGGAGGGCAAGGCCGTGCTCGTTCATACCGGATGGTCCCGCTACTGGTCCACGGAGCGCTACTTCGAGCCGAACCCGTATCTCACCGGCGAGGCGTGCGAACTGCTCGTCAGCCGCGGAGCCTATTTCGTCGGCATCGATTCGCTGAACATCGACAACATTGAGGAGAGCGCGCGCCCGGCGCATACGATACTGCTCGGCGCGGGCATCCCGGTGTGCGAACACATGACCAATCTCGTCTCGCTGCCGGATGAGGGCTCCCGGCTGCATGCCGTGCCGATTGCCTGGCGTGGCGGCGCGTCCTTCCCGGTGCGCGCGTACGCCATTCTTCCGTCCGCCGCCGGGAATTGA
- a CDS encoding NCS2 family permease has translation MIERLERYFEFGALGASWRTEILAGVTTFATMAYIIFVNPAILGEAGMPPGAVAAATCITAGLASILMGAVARYPIALAPGMGLNAYFAYAVVLKMKVPWQTALGAVFLSGLAFLLLTAAGLRQRLLTALPASLTASVAAGIGLFIAFIGLRNAGIVSADPATMVTLGNLSSPGPLAALAGLFAAAALSARGFRAAILAGIGVTFAIGFAAGVFTWTPQPWDPHAIAATAFQLDIAGALRLGLAEIVFVFLFVDLFDNLGTTVAVTRHAGLMREDGTVQRAGRILTVDAVATMAGAFAGTSTVVSYIESSAGITAGGRSGVTAIVTGALFLAAVLLAPLAGTIPAAATAPALIVVGAAMLGHVAAIDWRDTPSAIPAFLTIVAIPFTFSIANGLALGFTAHCAIQLLAGRGREVPWLLYGLCALFAARFFYLGAG, from the coding sequence ATGATAGAACGTCTAGAACGCTATTTTGAATTCGGGGCGCTCGGCGCCTCATGGCGCACCGAAATTCTCGCCGGCGTGACCACCTTCGCCACGATGGCGTATATCATCTTCGTGAATCCGGCGATCCTCGGCGAGGCGGGGATGCCGCCGGGCGCCGTGGCCGCCGCCACCTGCATCACGGCTGGACTGGCTAGTATTCTCATGGGCGCCGTGGCGCGCTATCCCATCGCGCTCGCCCCCGGCATGGGGCTCAACGCGTACTTCGCCTACGCCGTGGTGCTGAAGATGAAGGTGCCGTGGCAAACGGCGCTCGGCGCGGTGTTCCTCTCCGGACTTGCGTTCCTTCTGCTCACCGCCGCCGGCTTGCGGCAGCGTCTGCTGACGGCATTGCCCGCCAGCCTCACCGCGTCCGTTGCGGCGGGCATCGGGCTGTTCATCGCCTTCATCGGACTTCGCAACGCCGGCATCGTGTCGGCGGACCCGGCCACAATGGTCACCCTCGGCAACCTCTCCTCGCCCGGACCCCTGGCGGCGCTCGCCGGGCTCTTCGCGGCGGCCGCGCTCTCCGCCCGCGGTTTTCGCGCCGCCATCCTGGCCGGCATCGGCGTCACGTTCGCCATCGGATTCGCCGCCGGCGTGTTCACCTGGACGCCGCAGCCGTGGGATCCGCACGCCATCGCCGCCACCGCCTTCCAACTCGATATCGCGGGGGCGCTCCGCCTGGGCCTGGCCGAGATCGTGTTCGTCTTCCTGTTCGTGGATCTGTTCGATAACCTCGGCACCACCGTCGCCGTGACGCGCCATGCCGGCCTGATGCGGGAGGACGGCACGGTGCAGCGCGCCGGACGCATCCTCACCGTCGATGCCGTGGCGACCATGGCCGGAGCATTCGCCGGCACGTCGACTGTCGTCAGCTACATCGAGTCCAGCGCGGGCATCACCGCCGGCGGACGCTCCGGGGTGACGGCCATCGTGACCGGCGCGCTTTTTCTGGCGGCGGTGCTGCTGGCCCCCCTGGCCGGAACCATACCCGCGGCGGCGACCGCTCCCGCGCTCATCGTTGTAGGGGCGGCGATGCTCGGGCACGTGGCCGCGATCGACTGGCGCGACACACCGTCGGCGATTCCCGCGTTTCTCACCATCGTCGCGATTCCGTTCACGTTTTCCATCGCCAACGGCCTGGCTCTCGGCTTCACCGCCCACTGCGCGATCCAGTTGCTGGCGGGCCGTGGAAGGGAAGTCCCGTGGCTTTTGTATGGCTTGTGCGCACTGTTTGCGGCGCGGTTTTTCTACCTCGGCGCCGGCTGA
- a CDS encoding PAS domain S-box protein, translated as MEAAQILFSSEPLTVLSFVVCVAAVLWCALSLLKLRIGKDRLAVGLVGMLSLHQCFSLLGKGGLWLGATPVTVGPWITLGATGLYLATVATLQRNARESRHDKLRLRLAEGNQAPPPRPASLQRKAPPAAEGEMSQAMMESSPLAMFAVDSNGSICFWNDAAEKQFGWRKSEVIGRSAPFEGTETLRRKDGSEVRATVWNSEVDLRGQPRRLTIVASS; from the coding sequence ATGGAAGCCGCCCAAATCCTGTTCTCGTCCGAACCGCTCACGGTGCTTTCCTTCGTAGTCTGCGTGGCCGCGGTTCTCTGGTGCGCGTTGTCGCTCCTGAAGCTTCGAATCGGCAAAGACCGGCTGGCCGTGGGCCTGGTGGGGATGTTGTCGCTCCATCAGTGCTTCAGCCTGCTCGGAAAAGGCGGGTTGTGGCTCGGCGCCACCCCGGTGACCGTGGGACCCTGGATTACGCTCGGCGCCACCGGGCTCTACCTCGCCACCGTCGCGACACTCCAGCGGAACGCGCGGGAGAGCCGCCACGACAAGTTGCGCCTGCGGCTGGCCGAGGGCAACCAGGCTCCGCCGCCTCGTCCGGCGTCGCTGCAACGCAAGGCGCCTCCGGCTGCCGAAGGCGAGATGTCGCAGGCAATGATGGAGTCCTCGCCGCTGGCTATGTTCGCCGTGGATTCGAACGGGTCCATCTGTTTTTGGAACGACGCCGCAGAGAAGCAGTTCGGCTGGAGAAAGAGCGAGGTGATCGGCCGCTCGGCTCCTTTCGAAGGCACGGAGACTCTCCGGCGCAAGGACGGCTCCGAGGTGCGCGCCACGGTGTGGAACTCCGAAGTCGATCTGCGCGGACAGCCACGCCGGCTGACGATCGTCGCAAGCTCGTAA
- a CDS encoding sulfatase-like hydrolase/transferase, which translates to MMELSLNRLGRRRFVASTLAAAAPRPAAGRKPNIVLIAADDLGYADLNVCGDASIHSPNLDSMAAEGVRFTDFTVSWPACTPSRSSILTGRYPQRNGLYDMIRNNEVNWKFQYDEEGYAVSPEMTIGMDVREVTLGQVMKSAGYATGAVGKWDGGRARRFLPLQRGFDYYYGFANTGIDYYTHERYGVASMFRGNDRIREEGHATDLFKREALRFLEENRSRPFFLYLPFNAPHGASTFRKEDPQAPAEYMAMYKGDRRAQYKALVTHMDAAVGEILAQVKQYGLDNDTLVVFISDNGGSGQRNGPLRGGKATLWEGGVRVPLIARWPGRIPAGAVRDEFASTLELLPTFAALAGAELPRGVKMDGFDMMPLLEGKSGPGRAEMFYQQKANRSARVGKWKWIDSIYGKGLFDLSKDPGEAADLRDSNPAKASEIESRWMAWRREMDGADPRGPFRDY; encoded by the coding sequence ATGATGGAGCTCAGTCTCAATCGCCTAGGCAGGCGCCGTTTCGTTGCCAGCACGCTCGCCGCAGCCGCTCCACGCCCGGCCGCCGGACGCAAGCCGAACATCGTCCTGATCGCCGCCGACGATCTCGGCTACGCCGATCTCAACGTGTGCGGCGACGCTTCGATCCACTCGCCGAACCTCGACAGCATGGCCGCCGAAGGCGTTCGCTTCACCGACTTCACCGTCTCCTGGCCGGCCTGTACGCCGTCCCGTTCGAGCATCCTCACCGGCCGCTATCCGCAGCGCAACGGCCTCTACGACATGATCCGCAACAACGAGGTCAACTGGAAGTTTCAGTACGACGAAGAGGGCTACGCGGTGTCGCCGGAGATGACGATCGGCATGGATGTCCGTGAGGTGACGCTCGGCCAGGTGATGAAGAGCGCCGGGTACGCCACCGGCGCCGTCGGCAAGTGGGACGGCGGTCGCGCGCGGCGCTTCCTCCCGCTCCAGCGCGGCTTCGATTATTACTACGGCTTCGCCAACACGGGGATCGACTATTACACGCACGAGCGCTATGGGGTCGCGTCGATGTTCCGGGGCAACGATCGCATCCGCGAAGAAGGCCACGCGACGGACCTCTTCAAGCGGGAAGCGCTCCGCTTTCTCGAAGAGAATCGCAGCCGGCCGTTTTTCCTCTACCTGCCGTTCAACGCGCCCCACGGCGCATCGACGTTCCGCAAGGAAGATCCGCAAGCGCCGGCGGAATACATGGCGATGTACAAGGGCGATCGGCGCGCCCAATACAAGGCGCTCGTCACGCACATGGACGCGGCGGTGGGCGAGATCCTGGCGCAGGTGAAACAGTACGGCCTCGACAACGACACGCTGGTCGTGTTCATCTCCGACAACGGCGGCTCCGGCCAGCGGAACGGGCCGCTCCGCGGCGGCAAGGCGACGTTGTGGGAAGGCGGAGTGCGCGTGCCGCTGATCGCTCGATGGCCGGGGCGGATCCCGGCGGGCGCGGTTCGAGACGAATTCGCCTCGACGCTGGAACTGCTGCCGACCTTCGCCGCGCTGGCCGGTGCGGAGTTGCCGCGCGGGGTGAAGATGGACGGTTTCGACATGATGCCGCTGCTCGAGGGCAAGTCCGGCCCTGGGCGCGCCGAGATGTTCTATCAGCAGAAGGCAAATCGCTCGGCCCGGGTGGGCAAATGGAAATGGATCGACTCGATATACGGCAAGGGGCTCTTCGACCTGTCGAAGGATCCCGGCGAGGCGGCCGACCTCAGGGATTCGAACCCGGCGAAGGCGAGTGAGATCGAATCGCGTTGGATGGCGTGGCGCCGGGAGATGGATGGCGCCGATCCGCGCGGACCGTTCCGCGACTATTGA
- the gspD gene encoding type II secretion system secretin GspD, which translates to MLRTYLALVLTASLMAQQAQPPAGQAAPPADPQAQPASAQPAPAQPAQPAPAPTQTATPPPRVSTGNLNLNNASLSEVVDVLCRTLKINYIADKKITGSVTLNTYGETRDIDARALLDIVLRLNGYAMVQVGEFYRISPLGEISRLPVRAVTADDPDKVPEDDQISLSLIFVKYANVVEVGKLIEPFIGEGAKTFAYLPANLIFLLDSHRNVKRVLDIVQMFDSNTLANQRVRLFEVKHGSPTAIAGELENILKGMSLTEKTLVRFLPVDRINTIIAVAPNPGAFEQVEEWLKKLDQEVQVTAGSVDVYVYRVKYSRAEIIAGAIMSLFGGFGYGMGMGGYGMGGYGMGGMGMGGMGMGGMGMGGYGMGGYGMGGYGASAFGFGGGGYGGGFPGMQGFPGAGQPGFFPGAPAYSGGYAAQYPGGGVPVGAAGAGGAAAAAGGAGAAGTTGAVDQTGAYAGGMGLGYGYGGRFPRIIPNPIDNTLLIQATGQEYQQIMKLLRDIDIPPRQVLIDARIYEVSLTGAFASGVAAFLQKRGTGGATNPGRDFVASLSSGAVQLSAGALVGMSRELLAFLSLQENATRAKVISAPSVVATDSIAASINVGTEVPTLSSTSVTPIQSGGNSLFANTINSRNTGVSLNIMARVNPSGVVTLIINQEVSAPQAPPAGAIQSPSFSKRTLNTQITMQDGDTIAIGGIINESDTMSSAGIPLLHKIPIVGAAFGSRSYSKERTELIIFMTPRVIYDTNQLQDASDELRSRLRRLTKMVKE; encoded by the coding sequence ATGCTGCGAACTTACCTGGCGTTAGTGTTGACGGCGTCGCTGATGGCGCAACAGGCCCAGCCTCCAGCCGGGCAGGCGGCGCCTCCGGCCGATCCGCAGGCTCAGCCCGCGTCCGCGCAGCCAGCTCCGGCCCAGCCCGCGCAGCCGGCGCCCGCACCGACGCAAACGGCCACGCCTCCGCCACGCGTTTCCACCGGCAACCTCAATCTCAATAACGCCTCGCTCTCCGAAGTGGTCGACGTGCTGTGCCGTACGCTGAAGATCAACTACATCGCCGACAAGAAGATCACCGGCAGCGTGACGCTCAACACCTACGGTGAAACGCGGGATATCGACGCCCGCGCGCTGCTCGATATTGTCCTGCGGTTGAACGGCTACGCGATGGTGCAGGTAGGCGAGTTCTACCGCATCTCGCCGCTCGGGGAAATTTCGCGACTGCCGGTGCGGGCGGTGACGGCGGACGATCCCGACAAGGTTCCCGAGGACGACCAGATCTCGCTGAGCCTGATCTTCGTGAAGTACGCCAACGTGGTCGAGGTGGGAAAGCTGATCGAGCCGTTCATCGGCGAGGGCGCGAAGACCTTCGCCTATCTGCCGGCCAACCTCATCTTTCTGCTCGACAGCCACCGGAATGTGAAGCGGGTTCTGGACATCGTGCAGATGTTCGATAGCAACACGCTCGCCAACCAGCGGGTGCGGCTGTTCGAAGTGAAGCACGGGTCACCTACGGCGATCGCCGGCGAGCTCGAAAACATCCTCAAGGGCATGTCGCTCACCGAGAAGACCCTCGTGCGATTCCTCCCGGTGGACCGGATCAACACGATCATCGCCGTGGCGCCGAATCCGGGTGCGTTCGAGCAGGTGGAAGAGTGGCTGAAGAAGCTGGACCAGGAAGTGCAGGTCACCGCCGGCTCCGTCGACGTCTACGTCTATCGCGTCAAGTACAGTCGCGCTGAGATCATCGCCGGAGCCATCATGAGCCTGTTCGGAGGGTTCGGCTACGGGATGGGCATGGGCGGGTACGGGATGGGCGGTTACGGCATGGGTGGGATGGGCATGGGTGGGATGGGCATGGGTGGGATGGGCATGGGCGGCTACGGAATGGGTGGCTACGGCATGGGCGGCTACGGCGCGTCCGCGTTTGGCTTTGGCGGCGGCGGCTATGGCGGAGGGTTTCCGGGCATGCAGGGATTCCCCGGCGCCGGGCAGCCCGGATTCTTTCCGGGAGCTCCGGCCTACAGCGGCGGTTACGCGGCGCAGTATCCGGGCGGAGGCGTTCCCGTGGGAGCGGCGGGCGCGGGTGGCGCGGCAGCGGCGGCGGGCGGGGCGGGCGCCGCGGGAACCACCGGCGCCGTCGATCAGACCGGCGCTTACGCCGGCGGCATGGGGCTTGGCTACGGCTACGGCGGGCGCTTCCCGCGCATTATTCCGAACCCGATCGACAACACGCTGCTGATTCAGGCCACCGGGCAGGAATACCAGCAGATCATGAAGCTGCTGCGCGATATCGACATACCACCACGTCAGGTGCTGATCGACGCGCGGATTTACGAAGTGTCACTCACCGGCGCGTTCGCTTCCGGCGTGGCGGCTTTTCTGCAGAAGCGCGGCACGGGGGGCGCGACCAACCCCGGCCGGGATTTCGTCGCGTCGCTGTCTTCCGGCGCCGTGCAGCTCTCCGCCGGGGCGCTGGTGGGGATGAGCCGCGAGTTGCTCGCGTTCTTGAGCCTCCAGGAGAACGCGACGCGCGCGAAGGTGATTTCCGCGCCGAGCGTGGTGGCCACCGACAGCATCGCGGCGTCGATCAACGTGGGCACCGAAGTCCCGACGCTTTCCTCGACCAGCGTGACGCCGATTCAAAGCGGCGGCAATTCGCTGTTCGCCAACACGATCAACAGCCGCAACACGGGTGTCTCGCTCAACATCATGGCGCGCGTGAATCCGAGCGGCGTGGTCACGCTGATCATCAACCAGGAAGTGAGCGCTCCGCAGGCTCCACCCGCCGGAGCGATTCAGTCGCCCTCGTTCTCCAAGCGCACCCTGAACACGCAGATCACGATGCAGGACGGCGACACGATCGCCATCGGCGGCATTATCAACGAGAGCGACACTATGTCGTCGGCCGGCATTCCGCTGCTGCACAAGATTCCGATCGTCGGCGCGGCGTTCGGGAGCCGGTCCTATTCGAAGGAACGCACGGAACTGATCATCTTCATGACGCCGCGCGTCATCTACGACACCAATCAGCTCCAGGACGCGAGCGACGAACTGCGCTCCCGCCTTCGCCGGCTGACCAAGATGGTCAAGGAGTAG
- the gspM gene encoding type II secretion system protein GspM has protein sequence MQDRDKRALMMLAAAVVLALGIRWWTSDDAADAVVTPAASSIPVAERRVQKLREILATAPGKRKVLEGIETQLKDREKGMIVAETAAQAQAQLLQVVRNLARRQAPPVVVSQNDLGPIQPLGDAYGEAQVSVTMNCRIEQLVNLLADITAQPELIATHELRVSPTGDQKQKMLSVRLTVSGVIPKKLVPERKGVGL, from the coding sequence ATGCAGGACCGGGACAAGCGGGCGCTCATGATGCTGGCCGCGGCCGTGGTGCTGGCGCTCGGTATCCGTTGGTGGACTTCCGACGATGCCGCCGATGCGGTGGTGACGCCGGCGGCGAGCTCGATTCCGGTGGCGGAGCGCCGCGTGCAGAAGCTCCGCGAGATCCTGGCCACGGCGCCCGGCAAGAGGAAGGTGCTCGAGGGGATCGAGACGCAGTTGAAGGATCGCGAGAAGGGGATGATCGTGGCTGAGACGGCCGCGCAGGCGCAGGCGCAACTGCTGCAGGTGGTGCGGAACCTGGCGCGGAGGCAGGCGCCGCCGGTGGTGGTTTCGCAGAACGACCTGGGGCCGATTCAGCCGCTGGGCGATGCCTACGGCGAGGCGCAGGTCTCGGTGACGATGAACTGCCGCATCGAGCAACTCGTGAATCTCCTCGCCGACATCACAGCGCAGCCGGAACTGATCGCCACCCATGAACTTCGCGTTTCGCCAACCGGCGACCAAAAACAGAAGATGCTCTCCGTCCGTTTGACCGTTTCCGGCGTCATACCAAAGAAGCTTGTGCCGGAACGGAAAGGAGTGGGCCTGTGA
- the pilM gene encoding pilus assembly protein PilM yields the protein MAVEPAAVEQRGVEPALERKPATGARKWLAFGTGVAIEIGARDLYVSALRLRPSGAAPLGELTIENFRERPATEWGAEYAAFAKQAGAARVPATVLLPRTDVVVRQIALPGVAAADLESAVALQLDTLHPWPEDDVVHGWAALDARPGQPSAVLVGVARRETIDAYANLFSEAGLRMARFTFSAAALYAVSRLVLAPPEGFLAVHEYDGACEFYGESDSRPVLSSRWEGDSGRGAALALSELRLGAGAPVVPAAALLPPGLNDTPHPIAAAAAAMSAGARVPADANLLPEDRRTQSSRMVYLPTAVLGLALLLAAAALFLQPAYHERQYLLELQSQIRGLEGRAAEAARLDRRAAEAREHIALIDRYRKRAKADADALREVTNLLAPPAWIQSFQLSRTDLNIQGEAEQATALLKLFDESPLFKDSSFSQTMMRSATGEQFVIRAQREGEGTGLEKGESR from the coding sequence GTGGCCGTAGAGCCCGCCGCCGTTGAGCAGCGCGGCGTCGAGCCGGCCCTCGAACGCAAGCCCGCCACCGGCGCCCGCAAGTGGCTCGCCTTCGGCACGGGGGTCGCGATCGAGATCGGCGCGCGGGATCTGTACGTCTCCGCGCTGCGCCTGCGTCCCTCCGGCGCGGCGCCGCTCGGGGAACTCACCATCGAGAATTTCCGGGAGCGCCCGGCCACCGAGTGGGGCGCGGAGTACGCGGCTTTCGCGAAGCAGGCCGGGGCAGCGCGCGTTCCGGCGACGGTGCTGCTTCCGCGCACCGATGTCGTGGTGCGGCAGATCGCGCTTCCGGGCGTGGCGGCGGCGGACCTCGAATCAGCGGTGGCGCTGCAACTCGACACGCTGCATCCCTGGCCGGAGGACGATGTCGTTCACGGCTGGGCGGCGCTCGACGCGCGCCCGGGGCAACCAAGCGCGGTGCTCGTCGGCGTGGCGCGGCGCGAGACCATCGACGCCTACGCGAACTTGTTTTCCGAAGCCGGGCTGCGCATGGCGCGCTTCACGTTTTCCGCCGCGGCGCTCTATGCCGTCTCGCGCCTCGTGCTCGCGCCGCCGGAAGGGTTCCTCGCCGTGCACGAGTACGACGGCGCGTGCGAGTTCTACGGGGAAAGCGATTCCCGCCCCGTTTTGTCCAGCCGCTGGGAAGGCGACTCGGGGCGCGGCGCGGCGCTCGCGCTGAGTGAACTGCGCCTGGGCGCGGGAGCGCCGGTGGTCCCCGCCGCCGCGCTGCTGCCTCCCGGCCTCAATGACACGCCCCATCCGATCGCCGCGGCCGCCGCAGCCATGTCCGCCGGCGCCCGCGTTCCGGCCGATGCGAACCTGCTGCCGGAAGACCGCCGCACGCAGTCGTCACGCATGGTCTACCTGCCCACCGCCGTCTTGGGGTTGGCGCTTCTGCTGGCGGCGGCGGCGCTCTTCCTGCAGCCCGCCTATCATGAGCGCCAGTACCTGCTGGAGTTGCAGAGCCAAATTCGTGGACTGGAAGGTAGGGCCGCCGAAGCTGCGCGGCTGGACCGTCGCGCGGCCGAGGCCCGGGAGCACATCGCCCTGATCGACCGGTATCGGAAGCGCGCCAAGGCCGACGCCGATGCGCTGCGCGAAGTGACCAATCTGCTCGCGCCGCCGGCGTGGATCCAATCGTTCCAGCTTTCGCGGACGGACCTGAACATCCAGGGCGAGGCCGAACAGGCCACCGCCCTGCTGAAGCTGTTCGACGAATCGCCGCTGTTCAAGGACTCGTCGTTCTCGCAGACGATGATGCGCTCGGCGACGGGCGAGCAGTTCGTCATCCGCGCCCAGCGTGAAGGCGAGGGAACGGGGCTCGAGAAGGGAGAGTCGCGCTGA